Proteins encoded within one genomic window of Setaria italica strain Yugu1 chromosome IV, Setaria_italica_v2.0, whole genome shotgun sequence:
- the LOC101764875 gene encoding N-alpha-acetyltransferase 38-A, NatC auxiliary subunit, translating into MEGPSMPSQAIPVSEDAYCNSTPVPLDAAGSSSPAVTKLRKLLFRRMLIGVNDGRYFLGLFHCIDKQGNIILQDAVEYRSARHSSPPTEQRCLGIILIPATCRSSCQVDCSIEEKMSLLCLE; encoded by the coding sequence ATGGAAGGACCATCGATGCCATCTCAAGCTATCCCAGTTTCAGAAGATGCTTATTGCAACAGCACACCTGTTCCACTGGATGCTGCTGGCAGCAGCTCACCGGCTGTCACCAAACTCCGGAAGCTGCTGTTCCGGAGGATGCTGATCGGCGTGAATGATGGCCGCTACTTCCTTGGGCTGTTCCACTGCATCGACAAGCAAGGGAACATAATCCTCCAGGATGCAGTGGAGTACCGCAGTGCCCGCCATTCTTCACCTCCTACAGAGCAGCGCTGCCTGGGAATCATCCTGATCCCGGCCACTTGCCGCTCGTCTTGCCAGGTTGATTGTTCGATTGAAGAGAAGATGTCACTCTTGTGTTTGGAGTGA